In a single window of the Anaerocolumna cellulosilytica genome:
- a CDS encoding pyridoxal phosphate-dependent aminotransferase has translation MQLSKTASSFTESVIREMTRICDSVNGINLSQGFPDFPTEEVIKNAAVKAILEDVNQYSVTFGSENLRRAIANKVKRFNNLTVDAENEITVTCGATEAMLCALKAVINPGDEVIIFEPFYENYGPDVILSGAAARYITLHPPKWQFDYEELRRAFNEKTKAIVINTPNNPTGKVFSKTELEYIAKLCKEFNALAICDEIYEHITYDGETHISIASLPGMYERSITINSASKTYSVTGWRVGWAIAPPNITKLIRTVHDFMTVGAPAPLQEAVAYCMELKEDYYNKLCNHYYEARNYMSKVLVDCGFELYEAQGAYYFLVNCEQLMKQFSVKDDFEFSRALIEKTGIATVPGTSFYVNKLKGFHQVRFCYCKSFDTLYESEKRLRKLV, from the coding sequence ATGCAGTTATCAAAAACAGCAAGCAGCTTTACCGAGTCAGTAATAAGGGAAATGACCAGAATATGCGATTCGGTTAATGGCATAAACCTATCTCAGGGTTTTCCGGACTTCCCTACGGAAGAAGTTATAAAAAATGCTGCGGTGAAGGCAATTCTTGAAGACGTAAATCAATATTCCGTAACTTTTGGGAGTGAGAATCTAAGAAGGGCAATCGCTAATAAGGTAAAGAGATTTAATAACCTTACAGTAGATGCTGAGAACGAAATAACGGTAACCTGCGGTGCAACGGAGGCAATGCTTTGTGCATTGAAAGCAGTTATTAATCCCGGTGATGAAGTCATAATATTTGAACCATTTTATGAAAACTATGGACCGGATGTCATACTATCAGGTGCTGCTGCAAGATATATTACCCTACATCCACCAAAATGGCAGTTCGATTATGAAGAGTTACGAAGAGCTTTTAATGAAAAAACAAAGGCAATCGTTATTAACACACCAAATAACCCTACTGGTAAAGTGTTTTCTAAGACCGAACTTGAATATATCGCAAAATTATGCAAGGAGTTTAACGCCTTGGCAATATGCGATGAGATTTATGAGCACATAACCTATGACGGAGAGACACATATATCAATTGCTTCACTGCCTGGGATGTATGAAAGAAGCATAACAATCAATTCGGCTTCCAAAACCTACTCTGTAACCGGTTGGAGGGTAGGTTGGGCCATTGCTCCACCAAATATTACAAAACTCATTCGAACCGTACATGATTTTATGACGGTAGGAGCTCCGGCACCGTTACAGGAAGCAGTAGCTTATTGTATGGAGTTAAAAGAAGATTATTATAATAAGTTATGTAACCATTACTATGAAGCAAGGAATTATATGTCAAAAGTATTAGTTGACTGTGGCTTTGAATTATATGAAGCGCAGGGAGCATATTATTTTCTTGTCAATTGTGAGCAATTAATGAAACAATTTTCTGTTAAAGATGATTTTGAATTTAGCAGGGCTCTAATTGAAAAGACCGGTATTGCTACTGTACCGGGAACATCTTTTTATGTGAATAAATTAAAAGGGTTTCATCAGGTAAGATTTTGCTATTGTAAGTCTTTTGACACGCTTTATGAAAGCGAAAAGAGACTCAGGAAACTAGTTTAA
- a CDS encoding acyl carrier protein: MKKSEIFETVKNVLIDTLGIEDENEVYLESKLIEDLGAESIDFLDIMARLERRFDVSLSEDEESVEDYIMKNSSEEELETGVIPSHVLKDLPKLMPELDPDEFVEGLTFNDIPRLFTINSLVYAVTLAMKKQKNIEVENDI; encoded by the coding sequence ATGAAAAAATCAGAAATTTTTGAAACGGTAAAGAATGTATTAATTGATACTTTAGGAATTGAAGACGAGAATGAAGTATATTTAGAATCAAAGCTTATAGAAGACTTGGGTGCAGAGTCTATTGATTTTCTTGATATTATGGCAAGATTAGAGCGTAGATTTGACGTTTCCCTCTCGGAAGATGAGGAAAGTGTGGAAGATTATATTATGAAGAATAGTTCAGAAGAAGAATTAGAAACCGGTGTTATACCATCCCATGTTCTGAAAGATTTACCAAAATTAATGCCGGAATTAGATCCGGATGAGTTTGTGGAAGGGTTAACCTTTAATGATATCCCCCGTTTATTTACCATCAATTCCTTGGTGTATGCGGTTACATTGGCAATGAAAAAACAAAAGAATATTGAGGTAGAAAATGATATATAA
- a CDS encoding 3-hydroxyacyl-CoA dehydrogenase NAD-binding domain-containing protein has product MESFKIGIIGGGFQGKSEAYWFAKRNVDVIVYEISQRQRAMVYEEMGASPKSHKYLKHIKLTDHLEDLRDCCLVIENIPENKEMKYKILKEVEKVVTEDTIIASNSSSYLPTFLAEALENKSRFMNIHFLGVSWGINDLELIPSQYTSQETVEKTNELMEYLGFYPVVMKECAGFIFNRINGMELSNLFRAMEVYKLADLDTITKYLLYPIRGQWTVAFIDLLGVEISKALFDYLHEMFGDRAHISEYLNGRVERNELGVKTGKGFYDYPSTKVDPTILIKKTERNVKSKYQHIFVNNVAINQLNLLLALVNKGKTVYMDTIDTPCFKVLERTDKHIYDKVAGNIILAKDTDVEFDLVLDSKIATFEEAVESINQLSERFGADKPILVNTPIYRLKDLAKATEHPLERLAVINCQKSFICNTELVKNPGYSEEIYDEIKSFIIEITGGCLEVNDGYTRPLMFLLITKMFESIRCLEEGIASRDEIVRLMQKEAIFKDADYMGLGTLKFLSEYLFNIYGQPFEAPKLLLDMVAENKCGVMNGNGFYEYPGVLAAVVHS; this is encoded by the coding sequence ATGGAATCATTTAAAATTGGTATTATAGGAGGTGGCTTTCAAGGTAAGTCGGAAGCGTATTGGTTTGCGAAAAGAAATGTGGACGTTATTGTTTATGAAATCAGTCAGCGTCAGAGAGCTATGGTCTATGAAGAGATGGGAGCATCTCCAAAAAGCCATAAATACTTAAAGCATATCAAACTTACGGATCATCTTGAAGACCTTAGAGATTGCTGCTTAGTCATAGAGAATATACCTGAGAATAAAGAAATGAAGTATAAAATTCTTAAAGAAGTAGAAAAGGTGGTAACCGAGGATACGATTATAGCATCTAATTCATCAAGTTATCTGCCTACCTTTCTGGCCGAGGCACTTGAGAATAAAAGCCGATTTATGAATATACATTTTCTGGGTGTGAGTTGGGGAATCAATGACCTAGAGCTGATTCCTTCTCAATATACCTCACAGGAAACGGTAGAAAAAACCAACGAATTAATGGAATATCTGGGATTTTATCCGGTTGTTATGAAGGAATGTGCGGGATTTATTTTTAATAGAATAAATGGTATGGAACTGTCGAATTTATTCAGAGCAATGGAAGTATACAAACTAGCTGATTTAGATACGATTACAAAGTATTTATTATACCCAATCAGAGGTCAATGGACGGTAGCTTTTATTGACTTATTAGGAGTTGAAATATCAAAGGCTTTATTTGACTACCTCCATGAAATGTTTGGTGATAGGGCTCATATCTCAGAGTATTTAAACGGCAGAGTGGAAAGAAATGAATTAGGTGTCAAAACAGGAAAGGGTTTTTACGATTATCCAAGTACCAAGGTTGATCCGACAATCCTTATTAAAAAGACGGAGCGAAATGTCAAGTCAAAGTATCAGCATATATTTGTAAATAATGTAGCCATTAATCAATTGAATTTATTATTAGCGCTCGTTAATAAGGGGAAAACAGTATATATGGACACTATAGATACTCCATGTTTTAAGGTTTTAGAAAGAACGGACAAGCATATTTATGATAAAGTGGCAGGTAATATTATATTAGCAAAAGATACTGACGTAGAATTTGACTTGGTTTTAGATTCAAAAATAGCAACGTTTGAAGAAGCGGTTGAAAGTATCAATCAGTTAAGTGAAAGATTTGGAGCAGATAAGCCGATTCTTGTAAATACGCCTATTTATAGATTAAAGGATTTAGCAAAAGCGACGGAACATCCTTTAGAACGGCTGGCAGTAATTAATTGTCAAAAATCATTTATCTGTAATACGGAATTAGTAAAAAATCCAGGATATAGTGAAGAAATTTATGACGAGATAAAGAGCTTTATCATAGAAATAACCGGTGGCTGTTTAGAGGTAAATGATGGCTATACAAGGCCTTTAATGTTTTTGCTTATTACAAAGATGTTTGAAAGTATACGCTGTCTTGAAGAGGGAATTGCATCCCGTGATGAAATTGTAAGGCTAATGCAAAAAGAGGCAATATTTAAAGATGCGGATTATATGGGGCTTGGTACACTTAAATTCCTATCGGAGTATTTGTTTAATATCTATGGACAGCCTTTTGAAGCACCTAAGCTCTTGTTAGATATGGTAGCTGAGAATAAATGCGGCGTGATGAATGGAAATGGATTTTATGAATATCCGGGTGTACTTGCTGCTGTAGTACATAGTTAA
- a CDS encoding thioesterase II family protein, translating to MNQTKQEYVFLNKGIGLRRLKGKSNDKTKIFFFPFVGGQSLSYKDVAKDLPENMEVLAIDYPGHGWVRGEYITDFDELVMLLYEELEEYFGDDFYFFGHSLGGLIAYRMVQYLERKNRGPQKVFISASPLPHRIEEYRYLADKSIEELVTVMSAFGGINPVLLENKAHLEYFAAPMKADIAVFLKTSVDMNLAVETPMYVFYSEGDSFVKYTDICEWGIYGQTVVFIKVKGEHIFIQTDYKEVTEHLNRLL from the coding sequence ATGAATCAGACAAAACAAGAGTATGTCTTTCTAAACAAAGGGATTGGGTTAAGACGATTAAAAGGTAAAAGTAATGACAAAACAAAAATCTTCTTCTTCCCTTTTGTGGGAGGGCAGTCATTATCTTATAAGGATGTGGCGAAGGATTTACCTGAAAATATGGAGGTATTGGCTATTGATTATCCGGGTCATGGTTGGGTCAGAGGTGAGTATATAACAGATTTTGATGAGCTTGTAATGCTGTTATATGAGGAGTTAGAAGAATATTTCGGTGATGATTTTTATTTTTTTGGACATAGTCTTGGGGGATTAATAGCATACCGAATGGTACAGTATCTTGAAAGAAAAAACCGAGGGCCTCAAAAGGTTTTTATATCTGCTTCACCTCTACCCCATCGCATTGAGGAATACAGGTATTTAGCGGATAAATCAATAGAAGAATTGGTTACTGTCATGAGTGCATTTGGCGGAATAAACCCGGTACTACTGGAAAACAAAGCCCATCTAGAGTATTTTGCGGCCCCTATGAAAGCTGATATTGCTGTTTTTTTAAAAACTTCTGTAGATATGAATTTGGCGGTAGAAACACCAATGTATGTATTTTATAGTGAAGGGGATAGCTTCGTAAAATATACCGATATTTGTGAATGGGGCATATATGGTCAGACCGTGGTTTTTATAAAAGTAAAGGGAGAACATATCTTTATACAGACAGATTATAAAGAAGTAACGGAACATTTGAACCGGCTCCTGTAA
- a CDS encoding PfaD family polyunsaturated fatty acid/polyketide biosynthesis protein, giving the protein MNTGNQISLWIRPEAEELELYSGKDLLKNFQESVYVYEKNGIFFITREGNILLNEKDGYYKLVANDSSYNKVNLGSGEFIKEHQVSYPYVLGGMAQGIASVDLVVAAAEKNIMSFFGTGGLNLQRVDNALKQIKSRIKKDGVYGVNIISANPKKDEEIISLLIQHEVRIIEVAGAVTLTPAIVEYRLQGIHKKDNRIITKNKIFAKISREEVASLFMSPPPEKIITQLLNEGRITKEEARLAVEISVSEDIIAEADSGGHTDNRPALVLYQNMVLLRNQIMKKYQYKHGRIRIGAAGGICTPYTVYAAFSLGVDFVMTGSVNQSCIEAGTSQEVKTILSKLSMSDVANAPSADMFEMGSRVQVMTKGLLFHVKANKLYEVYKNFDSIEQIDSKTRNYLEEKVFKENLNDVWHKTRQFFVDNDPILLSRADKNEKLKMALIFRSYLGLSSKWAQNGEMDKKVDFQVFCGPAMGAFNRWVKDTYLEYPENRRVADVAKNMIYGAMYLKRLYFLSTQCQRIDMNNFQVVPDEKW; this is encoded by the coding sequence ATGAATACAGGTAATCAAATATCTTTGTGGATTCGACCGGAAGCTGAGGAATTAGAGTTATATAGCGGCAAGGACTTATTAAAGAATTTTCAAGAGAGTGTTTATGTCTATGAAAAGAATGGAATATTTTTTATTACCAGAGAAGGCAATATTTTATTAAATGAAAAGGATGGATATTATAAGCTAGTTGCTAATGATAGCAGTTACAATAAGGTAAACTTAGGCTCAGGAGAGTTCATTAAGGAACACCAGGTCAGTTATCCATACGTGTTAGGAGGCATGGCACAGGGGATTGCTTCGGTTGATTTGGTAGTAGCGGCGGCAGAAAAAAATATCATGAGTTTTTTCGGAACCGGGGGATTGAATCTTCAAAGAGTAGATAATGCATTGAAACAGATTAAAAGCAGAATTAAAAAAGATGGTGTATATGGAGTTAATATCATATCAGCAAATCCCAAAAAGGATGAAGAAATAATTAGTCTGCTTATACAGCATGAGGTTAGAATAATAGAAGTAGCAGGAGCAGTTACACTTACTCCAGCGATTGTTGAATACCGATTGCAAGGCATACATAAAAAAGATAATCGGATTATTACTAAGAATAAGATTTTTGCCAAGATATCCAGAGAAGAAGTAGCCTCACTCTTTATGTCCCCGCCCCCGGAAAAAATAATTACCCAATTATTGAATGAGGGAAGAATTACAAAAGAAGAAGCAAGACTTGCAGTAGAAATATCTGTTTCGGAAGATATTATTGCAGAGGCTGATTCAGGAGGGCACACAGATAATCGTCCGGCGTTAGTTCTATATCAAAATATGGTTCTGCTGCGAAATCAAATAATGAAGAAATACCAGTATAAGCATGGAAGAATACGAATAGGAGCAGCGGGGGGGATTTGTACCCCATATACAGTATATGCAGCCTTTTCTCTGGGAGTAGATTTTGTTATGACTGGTTCTGTTAATCAAAGCTGTATAGAGGCTGGCACTAGTCAGGAAGTGAAGACAATATTATCAAAGCTGTCAATGAGTGATGTGGCGAATGCACCCTCTGCTGATATGTTTGAGATGGGAAGCAGAGTTCAGGTTATGACAAAAGGTCTACTCTTTCACGTCAAAGCCAACAAACTTTATGAAGTCTATAAAAATTTTGACAGTATAGAGCAGATAGATAGCAAAACCAGAAACTATTTGGAAGAAAAAGTATTTAAAGAAAACCTTAACGATGTATGGCACAAAACCAGACAATTTTTTGTAGATAATGACCCCATATTATTAAGTCGTGCAGATAAGAATGAGAAACTGAAGATGGCATTAATATTTAGAAGTTATCTTGGACTTTCATCAAAATGGGCACAAAATGGGGAAATGGATAAAAAAGTAGATTTTCAGGTTTTTTGCGGGCCGGCTATGGGGGCATTTAACCGATGGGTAAAAGATACCTACTTAGAATATCCGGAGAACAGAAGGGTAGCAGATGTTGCAAAAAATATGATATATGGAGCAATGTATCTGAAAAGGCTGTACTTTTTAAGTACACAGTGTCAAAGGATAGATATGAATAATTTTCAAGTAGTACCTGACGAGAAATGGTGA
- a CDS encoding thioesterase II family protein: MKKNEKIVLTEGDNKFAIRFFSEDKTKPIMFCFPYIGGNSNCYRKLSDKLLPYVNIAAIDPPGHGVVNGKLMQNINELVEVYYKGLQKYINGKFYIFGHSLGGIISYLLTARFEQEGQIPESVFISAATPPSRIPYEIENMPQFETDEGIKKELLALGGKYAQLVNSNSIFLFSSLRIIKADYKLVRSLDVKQSPSLHTQSYILFSHEDEVADAKFIKEWKKYCQNSEVITVTGNHNYIEENTIEIGKIVSDRIKNRNSYFIGQGD, encoded by the coding sequence ATGAAAAAAAATGAAAAAATTGTTCTTACTGAAGGGGATAATAAGTTTGCTATCCGATTTTTTTCAGAAGATAAGACCAAACCGATTATGTTCTGTTTTCCCTATATTGGAGGAAACTCCAATTGCTATCGGAAGTTATCAGATAAACTTCTGCCTTATGTGAATATAGCGGCTATCGACCCGCCGGGGCATGGCGTAGTGAATGGCAAGTTAATGCAGAATATAAATGAGTTGGTAGAGGTTTATTATAAAGGTCTTCAAAAATATATTAATGGCAAATTCTACATTTTTGGGCATAGCCTTGGAGGGATAATCAGCTATTTGCTTACTGCCAGGTTTGAGCAGGAAGGTCAAATACCGGAGAGTGTTTTTATAAGTGCTGCAACACCTCCAAGCCGTATACCCTATGAAATAGAAAATATGCCTCAATTCGAAACAGACGAAGGCATTAAAAAGGAATTGCTGGCTCTTGGAGGGAAGTATGCTCAATTGGTGAACAGTAACAGTATATTTTTATTCTCGTCTCTTAGGATTATTAAAGCCGATTATAAATTAGTTAGAAGCCTTGACGTAAAGCAAAGCCCTTCTTTGCATACGCAAAGTTATATACTTTTTAGCCATGAGGATGAAGTGGCAGATGCTAAATTTATAAAAGAGTGGAAGAAGTATTGCCAAAACAGCGAAGTAATTACTGTTACCGGTAATCATAATTACATCGAAGAAAATACAATAGAAATTGGAAAAATTGTTTCTGACAGAATAAAAAATAGAAATTCTTACTTTATTGGACAAGGTGATTGA
- a CDS encoding SDR family oxidoreductase translates to MRIPELGEKYKNVFHISKEMVMDFSSFSKDDNPLHVNEEAARQYGYQNPVCHGAILLSEISRIIGTQLPGNGALWSDLDISFSSPVLWNETVDIEVEVIQRSEALGIIKLQIEVLKKAKKVLSGTAKVMCLREIKRSYPMLDLSKRCALVTGGSRGLGLGITRELLEDGYHVITLSRAESEEINKLQEVYKGKMKHISCDLSHFEELKNLIHHTNQTFMPINSVIHAAGPAPQKINMGSQINETIDTYFNVYIKSLIQILEVCIPDMKQLKYGRVITIGTSYILGMPPLAMYPYIIGKEALWGLTKSLAVDVGRYGISVNMISPSMMVTDMTSEISNAAKYAEAQKNPMCRFAELSEVAKTVTFLCGEGGAFINGTNIPITGGGT, encoded by the coding sequence TTGAGAATACCTGAACTTGGCGAAAAATATAAGAATGTTTTTCACATCTCAAAAGAGATGGTTATGGATTTTAGTAGCTTTTCCAAAGATGATAACCCATTACATGTTAACGAGGAAGCCGCTCGTCAGTATGGATACCAAAATCCGGTATGTCACGGTGCCATCCTACTTTCGGAGATTAGTAGGATAATAGGAACGCAGCTGCCGGGAAATGGTGCACTATGGTCGGATTTAGATATTAGTTTTTCATCCCCCGTCCTATGGAACGAGACGGTTGATATTGAGGTAGAAGTAATACAAAGGAGTGAAGCACTGGGAATCATAAAGCTCCAAATAGAGGTGTTAAAAAAAGCAAAAAAGGTGTTGTCAGGAACTGCTAAAGTTATGTGCTTGAGAGAGATAAAAAGGAGTTATCCTATGTTGGATTTATCAAAAAGATGTGCGTTAGTCACAGGAGGTTCCAGAGGGTTAGGACTTGGCATAACACGGGAGCTACTTGAGGATGGGTATCATGTGATAACTTTATCCAGAGCAGAATCAGAAGAAATAAATAAACTACAGGAAGTATATAAAGGAAAAATGAAGCACATATCCTGTGATTTGAGCCATTTTGAAGAATTAAAAAATTTGATTCATCATACGAACCAAACCTTTATGCCAATTAATAGTGTTATTCATGCAGCAGGTCCGGCACCACAAAAGATAAACATGGGCAGTCAAATAAATGAGACAATTGATACGTATTTTAACGTATACATTAAAAGTTTAATTCAAATACTAGAAGTATGTATACCCGATATGAAACAACTGAAATATGGCAGAGTGATAACCATAGGTACATCTTACATATTAGGAATGCCGCCACTTGCAATGTATCCATACATTATCGGAAAAGAAGCACTTTGGGGACTGACAAAATCTTTGGCGGTTGATGTGGGCAGATACGGCATAAGTGTTAATATGATATCACCCTCTATGATGGTAACAGATATGACTTCTGAAATATCCAATGCAGCGAAATATGCAGAGGCTCAAAAAAACCCTATGTGTCGTTTTGCAGAATTATCAGAAGTTGCTAAGACGGTGACTTTTCTCTGTGGTGAGGGGGGAGCCTTCATAAATGGAACCAATATTCCTATTACCGGAGGCGGAACATGA
- a CDS encoding HAD-IIIC family phosphatase, with protein MNDKVQFLLISDFTINPLQSLLKQQFHHYSCDFMVSPIGQIIQSVNEICCQKPSTMEQAVILWTMPDRQIHEFKKLYSNNMYDKNVMFRQVLEYAEYIRKLSEVVKFIAVPIWTLNSNYRGNGILNFRYSTGIYSVLMQMNLKLAKALEDLSNVYILYTDQWMKVSEKAEDEKMWYFGKIPFTQSIFRQAAEDIKSIYDVLTGRTKKLLVLDLDNTLWGGIAGEDGINGIRLGGVDYIGEAFLEFQKHLLQLKNKGLLLAICSKNDEDTAMEIIEKHTEMILRKEDFVGFKINWEDKAKNIRELALELNLGLASVVFIDDSPFERARVMSELPEVLVPEWPMEPIHYVKALNGLRCFDKASFSTEDTQRTNYYRQEQERKKTIENTSNIEEWLYQIALEVRFEPVNDSNVQRVSQLLNKTNQFNLITRRLEQYEIMAYCNQEQAGGVAFYAADKFGSYGLIGFSSYEMNENSLFIKDFLLSCRAMGKGIEMAMLNILKDIAVSEGKDRILAQYIPTDRNKASGDFLGTSGFMKDGAMYVQHNLRAINKPPYITITNEIEI; from the coding sequence ATGAATGATAAGGTGCAATTTTTGCTAATATCCGATTTTACAATCAATCCATTACAATCTTTGCTAAAACAACAGTTTCACCATTATTCTTGTGATTTTATGGTATCTCCTATCGGTCAGATTATACAGAGTGTAAATGAAATTTGCTGTCAGAAACCCTCCACCATGGAACAGGCTGTTATATTGTGGACAATGCCAGATAGACAGATTCATGAATTTAAAAAGCTATACTCTAATAATATGTATGACAAAAATGTAATGTTCCGGCAGGTATTAGAGTATGCAGAATATATAAGAAAACTTTCAGAAGTAGTCAAATTCATTGCCGTACCGATTTGGACACTAAACAGTAATTACAGGGGGAATGGTATTCTTAATTTTAGATATTCTACAGGAATCTACAGTGTGTTAATGCAAATGAACTTAAAGCTCGCAAAAGCTTTAGAAGACTTAAGTAATGTATATATTCTGTATACGGATCAATGGATGAAAGTCTCTGAAAAAGCCGAAGATGAAAAGATGTGGTATTTTGGAAAGATACCCTTTACCCAAAGCATCTTTAGACAGGCGGCAGAGGATATTAAATCAATATATGATGTATTAACAGGTAGAACAAAAAAATTACTGGTACTGGATTTGGATAATACTTTATGGGGTGGTATCGCAGGAGAAGATGGCATTAATGGTATAAGACTTGGGGGCGTAGATTATATTGGTGAAGCCTTCCTTGAATTTCAAAAACATTTGCTACAGCTGAAAAATAAAGGACTCCTACTGGCTATATGCAGTAAAAATGATGAAGACACTGCCATGGAGATTATAGAAAAACATACAGAAATGATACTACGAAAAGAAGATTTTGTCGGCTTTAAAATTAATTGGGAGGATAAGGCTAAAAATATAAGAGAACTTGCCTTGGAGCTAAATCTGGGACTTGCCTCTGTAGTATTTATTGATGATAGTCCCTTTGAACGGGCAAGAGTTATGAGTGAACTGCCTGAGGTTTTGGTTCCCGAATGGCCAATGGAACCAATCCATTATGTGAAAGCCTTAAATGGCTTAAGGTGTTTTGATAAAGCATCTTTTAGTACGGAAGACACACAAAGAACCAATTACTATAGACAGGAACAGGAAAGGAAAAAAACAATTGAGAATACCAGCAATATAGAAGAATGGCTGTATCAGATTGCGTTAGAGGTTAGATTTGAACCTGTGAATGATTCGAATGTCCAGCGTGTTTCCCAATTGTTGAATAAAACCAATCAATTTAATCTTATAACAAGAAGACTAGAACAGTATGAAATTATGGCGTACTGCAATCAGGAACAGGCAGGCGGTGTTGCATTTTATGCAGCAGACAAGTTCGGCAGCTATGGATTGATTGGTTTTTCCTCTTATGAAATGAATGAAAATAGTCTTTTTATAAAAGATTTTTTACTAAGCTGCAGAGCTATGGGAAAAGGTATTGAAATGGCTATGTTAAATATATTAAAAGATATAGCGGTTAGTGAAGGTAAAGACAGGATACTAGCGCAGTATATACCAACAGATAGAAATAAAGCAAGTGGAGATTTTCTAGGAACTTCAGGCTTTATGAAGGATGGGGCAATGTATGTACAGCATAATCTCCGTGCAATCAATAAACCTCCTTATATAACCATCACGAATGAGATAGAGATTTAG
- a CDS encoding acyl carrier protein encodes MCKNNHDHKKLRKILIDFLEIAEDTPDEEINQDLLASWDSSMHLTIVMEIESQFNIAFNIEDIIQMRSLEEISYYIDKKR; translated from the coding sequence ATGTGTAAAAACAATCATGATCATAAAAAATTAAGAAAAATACTTATCGATTTTCTTGAAATAGCGGAAGACACACCGGATGAAGAAATCAATCAGGACCTCCTTGCATCGTGGGATTCCTCTATGCATCTTACTATTGTTATGGAGATAGAAAGTCAGTTTAATATAGCTTTCAATATAGAGGATATCATTCAGATGAGGTCTTTAGAGGAGATATCCTATTACATAGATAAAAAAAGATAG